The Gemmatimonas aurantiaca T-27 DNA segment GCAATGAACGTCGTCGCCACGGCGCCGAGGCCCGGCGTGAAGATGGCGAGCTTCCCCGTCGCCGGGGCGATGGTCGCGGGATTGCCGCGGGTCGTATCGGACACTGCGTTTATTCTCCGGGAGAAGTAGGAGCCGGCATCGTGCTGGCAATGCGATGGACGTAGGCCATGCGCTGGAAGAAGGTGATCCATGCGGTCACCGCCAACAGCGACACGATACCGGCAAGGACCCAGCCGTGGAACGCCAGACCAAAAAAGGCCTGGGGCGCCGCCAGCAGGGTGATGCGCTCAGGACGCTGCAAAACGCCCACGCGCGCGGTGAACCCGAGCCCTTCGGCTCGAGCATTGGTGTAGGACGTGAGGAACGTGGCGATGAGCGCCAACACCGCGACGATCACCATGCCCTGATTGTGGTGCACGGGGTGCGTCGCGTAAAACACGACCAGACCGCCCAGCAAAAAGCCATCGGCGACCCGGTCGAGCGTCGAATCATAAAAGGCCCCGAAGACGGAGCTCGTTCCTGTCCGCCGGGCCACGGTGCCATCGAGCACATCGAACAGGGCCGTCAGCCCGAGAAACCAACCCCCGATGCTGATATGTCCCTTGGCAAAGATCGCCCCTGCGACGCAGGTGCAGATCGTGCCGATGGTCGTAATGGTGTTCGGGCGCACACGTTTGGCTACCAACCAGTCCGCCACGGGGGCGATAACGGCGAGGTAGCCACGAACGATGGCGCTCCAGAGTGCTTGCATCAGGCAGACGTTGACGGGGCGGTCCCGGGGACGAACGGGATCGGTCTTATATCTAGCCGTGGAAAGCTAGAGGCCCCTTGGGGTCAACGGTAGAGATGGAAACGCCTGGCGTCCTTCTCGAAGGCAATGACGGCGGGCAGGACACGATCGAGGACCGCATCGGGATCCGCGCCGCCGAGCAGGGCTTCTCGAACGCGGGCAGAGCCCAGACGCTCGTCAAAAGCGGCGGGCCGCAACTGCAGCGAGTCGTGATGCACCCGAGCCAACGCCCACAAGATCGCCGCTCCGACCCGGGACGGCTGAATGCGCTCCCGATCGGTCACCTCGATGCGAATGCCGGGAATGGCCCGGCCATCGTACTTGCCATCGCCCGGCTTGGACGGCGTGAACCGCTCCGCCCG contains these protein-coding regions:
- a CDS encoding CDP-alcohol phosphatidyltransferase family protein; the encoded protein is MQALWSAIVRGYLAVIAPVADWLVAKRVRPNTITTIGTICTCVAGAIFAKGHISIGGWFLGLTALFDVLDGTVARRTGTSSVFGAFYDSTLDRVADGFLLGGLVVFYATHPVHHNQGMVIVAVLALIATFLTSYTNARAEGLGFTARVGVLQRPERITLLAAPQAFFGLAFHGWVLAGIVSLLAVTAWITFFQRMAYVHRIASTMPAPTSPGE